From one Humulus lupulus chromosome 8, drHumLupu1.1, whole genome shotgun sequence genomic stretch:
- the LOC133794614 gene encoding protein SOMBRERO: MNLGEGSNGQLTVPPGFRFHPTDEELLYYYLRKKVSYEPIDLDVIREVDLNKLEPWDLKEKCRIGSGPQNEWYFFSHKDKKYPTGTRTNRATAAGFWKATGRDKAIHLSDAKRIGMRKTLVFYTGRAPHGQKTDWIMHEYRLEDNDTTTTADQIQEDGWVVCRVFKKKNHNRSFQPELANNNNNQEELSYHPQMKASVGTSAPLVLDHHHQHLHHHQPKHFQQLYDNYTFDHHGSMHLPQLFSPESAVNPAAAAAATAFASPASGGISLNTIDLECSHNLLRLTSNGCGGMQVPAAPERFNGGDWTFLDKLLANSNHHQQHHLALQAKCHPSSSSDHHPQVAHDHDHVGSTTTQRLFPFQYLGCDSDILKFSK; encoded by the exons atgaaCCTGGGAGAAGGCAGTAACGGGCAACTGACGGTTCCTCCAGGATTCCGATTCCACCCAACGGATGAAGAACTTCTCTACTATTACCTAAGAAAGAAGGTCTCTTATGAGCCCATTGACCTTGACGTCATTAGAGAGGTCGATCTCAATAAACTCGAGCCTTGGGATCTCAAAG AGAAATGTAGAATAGGATCAGGGCCACAGAATGAGTGGTACTTCTTTAGTCACAAGGACAAGAAATATCCGACTGGAACAAGGACGAATCGGGCGACGGCAGCTGGGTTCTGGAAGGCCACTGGAAGGGACAAGGCCATCCACCTCAGTGATGCCAAGAGGATTGGAATGAGGAAAACCCTAGTTTTCTACACAGGCCGTGCTCCCCATGGCCAGAAGACTGATTGGATCATGCATGAGTATCGCCTCGAGGACAAtgatactactactactgctgatcAGATTcag GAGGATGGTTGGGTTGTCTGCCGAGTATTCAAGAAGAAGAATCACAACAGAAGCTTCCAACCAGAACTTGCTAATAACAATAACAATCAAGAAGAATTATCCTATCATCCACAAATGAAGGCAAGTGTTGGTACTTCTGCCCCATTAGTACTAGATCATCACCATCaacatcttcatcatcatcaGCCAAAACATTTCCAACAACTATATGATAATTATACTTTTGATCATCACGGCTCCATGCACCTCCCACAGCTCTTCAGTCCGGAGTCGGCCGTTAATCCTGCAGCTGCTGCCGCGGCCACCGCTTTCGCCTCACCGGCTTCCGGCGGAATTTCGTTGAACACCATTGATCTTGAGTGTTCTCACAACTTGTTGAGGTTAACCTCCAACGGCTGTGGGGGAATGCAGGTTCCGGCCGCGCCGGAGCGGTTCAACGGAGGCGATTGGACGTTTTTGGACAAGCTTCTTGCCAATTCAAATCATCACCAGCAGCATCATCTAGCTCTTCAAGCCAAGTGTCACCCTTCTTCATCGTCTGATCATCATCCTCAAGTTGCTCATGATCATGATCATGTAGGGAGTACTACAACCCAAAGATTATTCCCATTTCAATACCTTGGCTGCGACAGTGACATATTGAAATTTTCTAAGTAG